One part of the bacterium genome encodes these proteins:
- a CDS encoding YHS domain-containing protein, translated as MIRKLVLFIAILGISFTAMAACHTTLKTKSHVKKVALVCPVRGEKIMNPKSAPKYVYKGKTYYFCCSACVQPFKDHPEKYIKRK; from the coding sequence ATGATTCGTAAGTTAGTTCTATTTATTGCGATTTTAGGGATAAGTTTTACAGCAATGGCTGCCTGTCATACAACACTTAAAACTAAGTCTCATGTGAAAAAGGTGGCTTTAGTATGTCCAGTTAGGGGTGAAAAGATAATGAACCCAAAAAGCGCTCCTAAGTATGTCTATAAAGGGAAGACCTATTACTTCTGCTGTTCTGCCTGTGTTCAACCTTTTAAAGATCATCCAGAGAAGTATATCAAGAGAAAGTAA